A genomic segment from Halomonas sp. TA22 encodes:
- a CDS encoding YiiD C-terminal domain-containing protein — protein sequence MRQTGEHYPRLPLPERGSIDDLVAFQRWLEQAIPQVEHLGISAMRWEGGILTWQLSLEASLNDKGTGFGGALASQSALIGWCWATLWLRSLGRNQDVVIAEASQRFRAPVRGDYRFVCRPLDEYSAPTLAQRLDERGKGRITLVQHLYCDETHCMEACGDYVILPGQ from the coding sequence ATGCGCCAGACAGGAGAGCACTATCCGCGCCTGCCCCTGCCTGAGAGAGGCAGTATCGACGATCTCGTCGCGTTCCAACGCTGGCTCGAACAGGCGATTCCACAGGTCGAGCACCTGGGTATCTCCGCCATGCGCTGGGAGGGCGGTATTCTGACCTGGCAGCTCTCACTCGAGGCCAGTCTCAACGACAAGGGTACCGGCTTCGGCGGTGCCCTTGCCTCCCAGAGCGCGCTGATCGGCTGGTGCTGGGCTACCCTGTGGCTGCGCAGTCTAGGACGCAACCAGGATGTGGTCATTGCCGAGGCCAGCCAGCGCTTCCGCGCGCCGGTGCGTGGCGACTATCGGTTTGTCTGCCGGCCACTGGACGAATATTCGGCTCCCACGCTCGCACAGCGTCTCGACGAACGCGGCAAGGGGCGTATCACCTTGGTGCAGCATCTCTATTGCGATGAAACGCACTGCATGGAAGCGTGCGGTGATTACGTCATTTTGCCTGGTCAGTGA
- a CDS encoding nitroreductase family protein, which translates to MDALTLLHERSSMGKLIGPAPSVAQLDTLYRAALRAPDHKELTPWRFIEFSGEGLSRLGELFAEADYRDDPYIGDDNLDAARKKPFRAPMVIAVIARVTPELPKVPPVEQIISAGCAAHSILLAAYAQELGAMWRSGRYAFNDTVRKGLGLDEHDEIVGFVYLGQPGGRHKPLPERDPADYLERWN; encoded by the coding sequence ATGGACGCCTTAACGTTGCTGCACGAACGCAGTTCCATGGGAAAGCTGATAGGGCCGGCGCCTTCCGTTGCACAGCTCGATACGCTCTATCGCGCAGCGCTGCGGGCGCCCGATCACAAGGAGCTGACGCCGTGGCGCTTCATCGAGTTTTCCGGCGAGGGGCTTTCCCGTCTCGGCGAGCTCTTTGCCGAAGCCGACTACCGTGACGACCCCTATATCGGTGACGACAACCTTGATGCGGCGCGCAAGAAGCCATTTCGCGCCCCCATGGTGATTGCCGTGATTGCCCGCGTCACGCCGGAGCTCCCCAAGGTACCGCCGGTCGAGCAGATCATCTCGGCTGGCTGTGCTGCCCACTCCATCCTCCTGGCGGCCTATGCCCAGGAGTTGGGCGCCATGTGGCGAAGTGGTCGCTACGCCTTCAACGACACGGTGCGCAAGGGACTTGGCCTTGACGAACACGACGAGATCGTCGGTTTTGTCTACCTCGGGCAGCCGGGCGGGCGTCACAAGCCACTGCCCGAGCGCGATCCTGCCGACTACCTCGAACGCTGGAACTGA
- the queF gene encoding NADPH-dependent 7-cyano-7-deazaguanine reductase QueF (Catalyzes the NADPH-dependent reduction of 7-cyano-7-deazaguanine (preQ0) to 7-aminomethyl-7-deazaguanine (preQ1) in queuosine biosynthesis): MMKRPETLEHAPLGRDSAYPEQYDASLLFPIARAANRAPLGIRDDALPFIGADEWHAFELSWLDGRGKPIVAVARFRLPAESPNLIESKSWKLYLNSFNQTRFDSREAVHDTLMHDLSRAAGTPLSVELFDVDDEALATQRLPGECVDGLDVEINHYTPSPALLKVGDEIVEETLHSHLLKSNCPVTGQPDWGSVMIRYCGPKLVREALLKYLISYRQHQDFHEHCVEHIFCDLMAYARPERLLVMARYVRRGGLDISPWRATPGERPPASLRLARQ, translated from the coding sequence CTGATGAAACGACCAGAAACACTCGAGCATGCGCCGTTGGGACGCGATTCCGCCTATCCCGAACAGTATGATGCGAGCCTGCTGTTTCCCATCGCTCGGGCTGCCAATCGCGCGCCGCTGGGCATCCGTGACGACGCCTTGCCATTCATCGGTGCCGATGAGTGGCACGCCTTCGAGCTCTCCTGGCTCGATGGCCGTGGCAAGCCGATCGTCGCCGTGGCGCGCTTCCGCCTGCCCGCCGAATCGCCCAACCTGATCGAGTCCAAGTCGTGGAAGCTCTATCTCAACAGCTTCAACCAGACCCGCTTCGACTCCCGCGAGGCGGTACACGACACTCTGATGCATGATCTGTCACGGGCAGCCGGTACACCGCTCTCCGTCGAGCTTTTCGATGTCGATGACGAAGCGCTTGCCACCCAACGGCTGCCCGGCGAGTGCGTCGATGGACTCGACGTCGAGATCAATCACTACACGCCATCCCCAGCACTGCTCAAAGTGGGAGATGAGATCGTCGAGGAGACGCTGCACTCCCACCTGCTCAAGTCGAACTGTCCTGTGACCGGTCAGCCGGACTGGGGCAGCGTAATGATTCGTTATTGCGGTCCTAAGCTCGTGCGCGAGGCGCTGCTCAAGTATCTGATCTCCTATCGTCAGCATCAGGATTTCCATGAACACTGCGTCGAGCATATCTTCTGCGACCTGATGGCCTACGCCCGGCCCGAGCGCTTGCTGGTCATGGCGCGCTACGTGCGCCGCGGCGGGCTGGACATCAGCCCTTGGCGCGCTACCCCGGGCGAGCGACCGCCGGCATCGCTGCGTCTGGCGAGACAGTGA
- a CDS encoding ABC transporter permease — protein sequence MSALQIAVALWTLVSKEVRRFTRIWPQTLLPPSITMTMYFIIFGNLIGARIGDMDGFSYMDFIVPGLIMMSVITNSYSNVASSFFSNKFQRSIEEMMVSPMPNWVILAGFIFGGMARGLGVGLIVTLVSLFFTRISVTHPLLTIVVVVLTAALFSIGGFINALLANKFDDISIVPTFVLTPLTYLGGVFYSISLLPNFWQGISMLNPILYMVNVFRYGFLGVSDIPVGWALAAIVAFIVVLFGIALVMLERGKGIRS from the coding sequence ATGAGTGCGTTGCAGATCGCCGTCGCCCTGTGGACCCTGGTGAGCAAGGAGGTGCGACGCTTCACACGCATCTGGCCTCAGACGCTGCTGCCGCCCTCGATCACCATGACCATGTACTTCATCATCTTCGGCAACCTGATCGGCGCGCGGATCGGCGACATGGATGGGTTCAGCTACATGGACTTCATCGTGCCGGGACTGATCATGATGTCCGTGATCACCAACAGCTACTCCAATGTCGCTTCGTCGTTCTTCTCCAACAAGTTCCAGCGCTCCATCGAGGAAATGATGGTCTCGCCGATGCCCAACTGGGTGATCCTTGCCGGCTTCATCTTCGGTGGCATGGCACGTGGGCTGGGCGTGGGGCTGATTGTCACCCTCGTCTCGCTGTTCTTTACCCGCATCAGCGTGACGCACCCGCTGTTGACCATCGTCGTGGTGGTGCTTACCGCGGCGCTGTTCTCGATTGGCGGTTTCATCAATGCGCTGCTGGCCAACAAGTTCGATGACATCTCCATCGTGCCGACCTTCGTGCTCACTCCGCTGACCTACCTGGGTGGCGTGTTCTACTCGATCTCGCTGCTGCCGAACTTCTGGCAGGGCATATCGATGCTCAATCCGATTCTCTACATGGTCAACGTGTTCCGCTATGGCTTCCTCGGCGTCTCCGATATCCCGGTGGGCTGGGCGCTGGCGGCGATAGTGGCCTTCATCGTGGTGCTGTTCGGCATTGCCTTGGTGATGCTGGAGCGAGGCAAGGGGATTAGAAGCTGA